A window of the Synechococcus sp. JA-3-3Ab genome harbors these coding sequences:
- a CDS encoding NADH dehydrogenase subunit K — MVMTSQEPEVLFPASAPQVTTDLSNNVVLTTVNDLYNWAKMSSLWPLLYGTACCFIEFAAMLGSRFDFDRFGLLPRSSPRTADLIITAGTVTMKMAPALVKLYQQMAEPKYVIAMGACTISGGMFSSDSYTAVRGVDKLIPVDVYIPGCPPRPEAIMDAIVKLRKKIAAEDMRERGRLQQTHRYYTVKHNLKPVPEIITGKYLESETRQAPPPELAAAIGLPVPPALQTADFKQAEQQLKALRGGM, encoded by the coding sequence ATGGTCATGACCTCTCAGGAGCCGGAAGTCTTGTTTCCGGCGTCTGCCCCGCAAGTTACCACAGACCTCTCGAACAACGTCGTTCTCACCACGGTTAACGACCTGTACAACTGGGCGAAGATGTCCAGCCTCTGGCCGCTCCTCTACGGCACTGCCTGCTGCTTCATCGAGTTTGCAGCCATGCTGGGCTCCCGCTTCGATTTCGACCGCTTTGGCCTGTTGCCCCGTTCTTCGCCGCGCACGGCTGATTTGATCATCACGGCGGGCACGGTCACTATGAAAATGGCCCCAGCGTTGGTCAAGCTCTACCAACAAATGGCTGAGCCGAAGTACGTGATCGCCATGGGGGCCTGTACCATTAGCGGCGGCATGTTCAGCTCCGATTCCTACACGGCGGTGCGAGGGGTGGACAAGCTGATCCCTGTGGACGTGTACATTCCCGGCTGCCCGCCGCGTCCGGAGGCGATCATGGATGCTATTGTCAAGCTGCGCAAGAAGATCGCCGCCGAAGACATGCGGGAGCGGGGCCGCCTGCAACAAACCCACCGGTACTACACGGTCAAGCACAACCTCAAGCCGGTGCCGGAGATCATCACCGGCAAGTATCTGGAGAGCGAGACCCGCCAAGCTCCTCCACCGGAACTGGCGGCGGCTATTGGCCTGCCGGTGCCTCCGGCCTTGCAGACTGCCGACTTCAAGCAGGCGGAACAGCAGCTCAAAGCTTTGCGGGGAGGGATGTGA
- the murA gene encoding UDP-N-acetylglucosamine 1-carboxyvinyltransferase, translating to MMGPVLKIVGKQTLSGHIPIGGAKNSALALMAGSLLAPAACRIHNVPRLLDIERMGQILTSLGVKVSHVGNTLDLDASSLKTSQAPYELVSQLRASFFIIGPLLARLGVVRVPLPGGCAIGSRPVDLHVRGLQALGATVQIEHGVVHAYARKLVGTRIYLDYPSVGATETLMMAATLAEGETVIENAAQEPEVADLARFCQAMGARIRGVGTNTVVVVGVPRLHGTEYTVIPDRIEASTYLIAGAITRSELTVGPVIPDHLRAVIAKLRDMGLRVEEEGPNRLRIAPAQLSSGWLCQATDIQTLPYPGFPTDVQAPIMALAALSEGSCTIEETVFENRMHHIPELNRMGADIRLKNRVAIVRGVPSLSGAPVVATDLRAGAALVLAGLAAEGCSTIHGLHYIDRGYEAIDEKLRSVGAKVYRCNNPAGIPATPQPEQADGKGIPLQNWPT from the coding sequence ATGATGGGGCCAGTGCTGAAAATTGTCGGCAAGCAGACCTTGAGCGGCCACATTCCCATCGGCGGCGCGAAAAACTCAGCTTTGGCGCTCATGGCGGGATCCCTTTTGGCTCCTGCCGCTTGTCGAATTCACAACGTGCCGCGCCTGCTGGACATTGAACGCATGGGGCAGATCCTGACCAGCCTGGGGGTTAAGGTGTCCCATGTGGGCAATACCCTTGACCTGGACGCCAGCTCCCTCAAAACTTCCCAGGCGCCCTACGAGTTGGTCAGCCAGTTGCGGGCCAGCTTCTTCATCATCGGGCCGCTGCTGGCGCGGCTGGGAGTGGTCAGAGTTCCTCTGCCCGGCGGCTGTGCCATCGGCTCGCGTCCGGTGGATCTGCATGTGCGGGGCCTGCAAGCGTTGGGGGCAACGGTTCAAATCGAGCACGGCGTGGTTCATGCCTATGCCCGCAAGCTGGTGGGAACCCGCATCTACCTTGACTATCCCAGCGTCGGCGCCACCGAGACGCTGATGATGGCCGCTACGCTGGCCGAAGGGGAAACGGTGATTGAAAATGCTGCCCAAGAGCCGGAGGTGGCCGACTTGGCCCGTTTTTGTCAGGCGATGGGAGCCCGCATCCGTGGCGTGGGCACCAATACGGTTGTGGTGGTAGGGGTGCCGCGCCTGCACGGCACCGAGTACACGGTCATTCCCGACCGCATCGAGGCCAGCACCTACCTCATTGCCGGGGCCATCACCCGCTCCGAACTCACGGTTGGCCCTGTTATCCCGGATCACCTGCGAGCGGTGATTGCCAAGCTGCGCGACATGGGGCTGCGGGTGGAGGAAGAAGGCCCCAACCGGCTGCGCATTGCCCCGGCTCAACTCAGTTCGGGCTGGCTTTGCCAGGCAACCGATATCCAAACCTTGCCCTATCCAGGTTTTCCCACCGATGTGCAGGCGCCGATCATGGCCTTGGCTGCCCTGAGCGAGGGCAGTTGCACCATCGAGGAGACGGTGTTTGAAAACCGCATGCACCACATTCCCGAGCTCAACCGCATGGGGGCGGATATTCGTCTCAAGAACCGGGTGGCCATTGTCCGGGGGGTGCCGTCGCTGTCGGGAGCGCCGGTGGTGGCCACGGACTTGCGGGCGGGGGCAGCTCTGGTGTTGGCTGGCCTGGCGGCTGAGGGCTGCTCTACTATCCACGGGCTCCACTACATCGACCGCGGCTACGAAGCTATCGATGAAAAGCTGCGCAGCGTTGGGGCCAAGGTGTATCGCTGTAACAACCCGGCAGGGATCCCGGCCACCCCTCAGCCTGAACAAGCTGATGGAAAGGGGATCCCATTGCAGAATTGGCCCACTTGA
- the mraY gene encoding phospho-N-acetylmuramoyl-pentapeptide-transferase gives MALSLVLGLALSALVIGIRPQVAVPFGLSVLGSALLGSLLLPVLRRWKAGQVIREEGPQSHHKKAGTPTMGGLSFLPVGLLVAGIGSGWDPQWLAVALLTLAYTVVGWLDDWLVIRQRSNKGLSAKSKLLLQVGIGLVFCGYLAWQGIPTVLTLPGIGALPLGWLFWPLALFVLVGTNNAVNLADGMDGLAAGMVALVLAGLGLTAADPVLALVAFALSGTCLGFLVHNHHRARLFMGDTGSLGLGGALAGLALLGDQLWALAWMGAVLVAEALSVILQVGYFQYTKRKTGQGKRLLRMSPLHHHLELGGWSEVQVVGCFYGLTALLVGLGWAWWHWAGA, from the coding sequence ATGGCCCTCTCCTTAGTTCTCGGCCTGGCCCTCTCAGCGCTGGTCATCGGGATCCGGCCCCAGGTGGCCGTCCCCTTTGGATTGAGCGTGCTGGGCTCGGCCCTGCTGGGATCCCTACTTCTCCCGGTCTTGCGGCGCTGGAAGGCAGGCCAGGTCATCCGCGAGGAGGGGCCCCAGTCCCACCACAAAAAAGCGGGCACGCCGACCATGGGTGGCCTTAGCTTTTTGCCCGTAGGGCTGCTGGTGGCCGGCATCGGGAGCGGCTGGGATCCCCAATGGCTGGCGGTGGCCCTACTGACCCTGGCTTACACCGTGGTTGGCTGGCTGGACGATTGGCTGGTCATCCGGCAGCGCTCCAACAAGGGGTTGTCTGCCAAATCGAAGCTTTTACTCCAAGTTGGGATCGGCCTGGTTTTCTGTGGCTACCTGGCCTGGCAAGGGATCCCCACCGTTCTCACCCTGCCGGGAATAGGCGCCCTCCCCCTGGGCTGGCTGTTCTGGCCCTTGGCCTTGTTTGTGCTGGTGGGCACCAACAACGCCGTCAACCTCGCCGACGGCATGGACGGCCTGGCGGCAGGGATGGTGGCCCTTGTCCTGGCAGGGCTGGGGCTGACGGCAGCGGATCCCGTTTTGGCGCTCGTGGCTTTTGCCTTGAGCGGCACCTGTCTGGGCTTTCTGGTGCACAACCACCACCGGGCCCGCCTGTTTATGGGCGATACCGGATCCCTGGGGTTGGGGGGCGCTCTGGCGGGGCTGGCGCTGTTGGGGGATCAGCTCTGGGCCCTGGCCTGGATGGGCGCGGTGCTGGTGGCAGAGGCCCTGTCGGTGATCCTGCAGGTGGGCTACTTCCAATACACCAAACGCAAAACCGGACAAGGCAAACGGCTGCTGCGCATGTCGCCCTTGCACCACCATCTGGAGCTGGGGGGCTGGTCGGAGGTGCAGGTGGTGGGGTGCTTCTATGGGCTAACGGCGCTATTGGTGGGGCTGGGCTGGGCCTGGTGGCACTGGGCCGGCGCTTGA
- a CDS encoding ATP-binding protein, translating to MNAAGIPSGEKQTFALRVDTTLDALSQVLTWFESFRDAGIPGPIWLECQLALAEGFTNAVRHAHRTLSPSTPIDIELVLMPQELELRIWDQGQEFNLEEFFQNRAASRPPDAEVESEGGRGIRLMKALSTHLSYTRQADGRNCLLISRRFDDPAPLSQRPA from the coding sequence TTGAACGCGGCAGGGATCCCGTCGGGGGAAAAGCAGACCTTTGCGCTGAGAGTAGACACAACCCTGGATGCTCTCAGCCAAGTTTTGACGTGGTTTGAGTCTTTCCGCGACGCCGGCATTCCGGGCCCCATCTGGTTGGAATGCCAGTTGGCCTTGGCGGAGGGCTTTACCAACGCCGTTCGCCATGCCCACCGCACTTTGTCTCCCAGTACACCCATCGATATCGAGCTGGTTCTGATGCCCCAGGAGCTGGAGCTGCGCATCTGGGATCAAGGGCAGGAGTTCAACTTGGAGGAATTCTTCCAGAACCGAGCAGCCAGCAGGCCCCCCGACGCCGAGGTCGAATCCGAGGGGGGACGGGGTATTCGGCTGATGAAGGCTCTCTCCACCCACCTGAGCTATACTCGCCAGGCAGATGGCCGCAACTGCCTGCTGATCAGCAGGCGCTTCGACGATCCCGCCCCCCTCTCCCAGCGGCCGGCCTAG
- a CDS encoding XRE family transcriptional regulator, whose translation MSTSSDSSFADRLRQVIGDEAIYAFGRRAGISDTALRSYLKGSVPGIDKAVKIAQVGGVSLSWLITGEGSPRLEAGDAKTEYVYVPLVDVVASAGAGALVREESIESVLAFERNWLRAHLKGNPDGLSLIRVQGDSMSPTLEDGDWIFVERQKELGGEGIYVFQRDGELWVKRLQRLSGSRVKVISDNPRFPSFVVDCADPVNGLILIGRYRGRLSFD comes from the coding sequence ATGTCCACCTCCTCTGATTCCTCCTTTGCCGACCGTTTGCGACAGGTGATCGGCGATGAGGCCATTTATGCGTTTGGGCGGCGGGCCGGCATTAGCGATACAGCCTTGCGCAGTTACCTCAAGGGATCCGTGCCCGGCATCGACAAGGCCGTGAAAATTGCCCAGGTGGGGGGGGTGAGTCTCAGTTGGCTGATTACGGGGGAGGGATCCCCGCGGCTGGAGGCTGGCGACGCCAAAACGGAGTATGTATACGTGCCTCTGGTGGATGTGGTCGCCTCGGCAGGGGCGGGGGCGCTGGTGCGGGAAGAGTCCATCGAGTCGGTGCTAGCTTTTGAGCGTAACTGGCTACGGGCCCATCTGAAGGGGAACCCGGATGGGCTCAGTTTGATTCGGGTGCAAGGGGACAGCATGTCTCCCACCTTGGAAGATGGCGACTGGATCTTTGTCGAACGGCAAAAAGAGCTGGGGGGTGAGGGCATCTACGTCTTTCAGAGGGATGGCGAGCTGTGGGTCAAACGGCTGCAACGCCTGTCAGGATCCCGAGTAAAAGTTATCAGCGACAACCCTCGCTTCCCGTCTTTTGTGGTCGATTGTGCGGATCCCGTCAACGGCCTGATCCTCATAGGACGCTATCGGGGCCGTCTCAGCTTCGACTAG
- a CDS encoding Npun_F5749 family FMN-dependent PPOX-type flavoprotein, translating into MNELKDNPAGDPSWRTLLQAALHRNRSDAGVRYLQLATVDPWGHPRNRTVVFRGFLGDTDRIQLAVDSRSEKICQIAHCPLAQICWYFCKTREQFRIAGTLEAITADHPDPRAQQHRQQLWQQISEKGRLLWFWPEPKGPLAPPEAFVEELPPEKASLPPPTFVLLLLDPTEVDHLQLKGDAIYPQRRTLYERSPQGWKCRAVNP; encoded by the coding sequence ATGAACGAGTTGAAGGATAACCCGGCTGGGGATCCCTCTTGGCGGACGTTGCTGCAGGCGGCCTTGCACCGCAACCGCAGCGACGCGGGTGTGCGCTATTTGCAGTTGGCTACGGTGGATCCTTGGGGGCACCCGCGCAACCGCACGGTGGTCTTCCGGGGATTTTTGGGGGATACCGACCGCATTCAGTTGGCGGTGGACAGCCGCAGCGAGAAGATCTGCCAGATCGCCCACTGCCCACTGGCCCAGATCTGCTGGTACTTCTGTAAAACTCGCGAGCAATTTCGCATTGCCGGCACTCTCGAGGCCATCACCGCCGACCACCCGGATCCTCGGGCGCAGCAGCACCGACAACAGTTGTGGCAACAAATCTCGGAAAAAGGACGGCTGCTCTGGTTCTGGCCGGAACCTAAAGGCCCTCTTGCCCCACCCGAGGCTTTTGTTGAAGAGCTGCCCCCCGAAAAGGCATCTTTGCCACCGCCGACATTTGTCCTACTGCTGTTGGATCCAACGGAGGTGGATCACCTCCAGCTCAAGGGAGATGCGATCTATCCCCAGCGACGGACTCTGTATGAGCGCAGCCCGCAAGGGTGGAAATGCCGAGCGGTCAACCCCTAG
- a CDS encoding DUF3386 domain-containing protein, protein MTATQVSAEELFRAAYENRYTWDPDFPGYSAEVTYWDGERTFVGQVRVGADLKATVTGVEDEEARKAIHNQLWEIAVHRVRRSFAETHGNNTFRYGQILPDGTVEILVGGKAEGDRYHVRDNQVTMVHRHIHGMVVTIHTFSSHDTGEGYLSHRYDSVYHDAKTGEQKGGRSQFEDLYTKVGKYYILSERRIQTETETGPVEKRFTFRNLALLDAGA, encoded by the coding sequence ATGACCGCGACCCAAGTTTCTGCCGAAGAGTTGTTTCGGGCCGCCTACGAAAATCGCTACACCTGGGATCCCGACTTTCCGGGCTACAGCGCCGAGGTCACCTACTGGGATGGGGAGCGCACTTTTGTGGGCCAGGTGCGAGTGGGGGCAGACCTAAAAGCGACGGTTACGGGCGTGGAGGATGAGGAAGCCCGGAAAGCCATTCACAATCAACTTTGGGAGATTGCCGTTCACCGGGTGCGCCGCAGCTTCGCCGAGACCCACGGGAACAACACTTTTCGCTATGGCCAGATCCTACCCGATGGCACCGTGGAGATCCTGGTGGGCGGCAAAGCCGAAGGGGATCGCTACCACGTGCGCGACAACCAAGTTACCATGGTGCATCGGCATATTCACGGTATGGTGGTTACTATTCACACCTTCAGCAGCCATGACACGGGCGAAGGCTACCTCTCCCACCGCTACGACTCCGTCTATCACGACGCCAAGACTGGCGAGCAGAAGGGTGGGCGCAGCCAATTTGAAGATCTCTACACCAAAGTGGGCAAGTACTATATCCTCTCGGAGCGGCGCATTCAAACAGAGACGGAAACCGGCCCTGTGGAAAAGCGCTTTACCTTCCGCAACCTGGCGTTGCTGGATGCGGGGGCCTGA
- a CDS encoding geranylgeranyl reductase family protein, protein MSQVYDCVIVGAGPAGGSAAYHLAKRGRSVLVLEKDPLPRYKPCGGGVSPMVAAWFDFDFSPAISLKIRQIRYTWRGGDPVVADLDLKEPVWMVRREVFDHYLIQQAQKQGAALQTECPVSGIEWQSDRWQVMTATGPVWGRYVIGADGAKGSMAKWLGFQNRQRRLAAALEAEVPVSEPKTAAAHFDFGAVSNGYIWNFPKADGYSIGAGTFRGGEKQNLREIAAEYAQSFGVDLKSVRQFGHPICLWEGDQPLHSQNALLVGDAACVVDPFTAEGIRPSLLTGMLAAQAIDQALAGDTEALANYSARVQQEWGSEMRWAKRIAALFYRFPGVGYRVGVKRPGATRRMGQILAGELRYSDVASSAIRQLSAGLLA, encoded by the coding sequence ATGTCCCAAGTGTACGACTGTGTCATCGTCGGCGCTGGCCCTGCCGGCGGCTCGGCCGCCTATCACCTGGCCAAGCGGGGGCGCTCAGTGCTGGTCTTGGAGAAGGATCCTTTGCCCCGCTACAAACCCTGTGGCGGCGGCGTTTCTCCCATGGTGGCGGCCTGGTTTGACTTCGATTTCAGTCCCGCCATTTCGCTGAAGATCCGGCAAATTCGCTACACCTGGCGGGGCGGGGATCCGGTCGTGGCCGACCTGGATCTGAAAGAGCCGGTATGGATGGTGCGGCGGGAGGTCTTCGACCATTACTTGATCCAGCAGGCGCAAAAGCAGGGGGCAGCACTCCAGACGGAATGTCCCGTCTCCGGCATTGAGTGGCAGAGCGACCGCTGGCAAGTGATGACAGCCACCGGCCCGGTCTGGGGTCGGTATGTGATCGGGGCCGATGGGGCCAAAGGCTCGATGGCCAAGTGGCTCGGCTTTCAAAACCGGCAGCGCCGCCTGGCTGCCGCCCTGGAAGCAGAAGTGCCCGTCTCAGAGCCAAAAACCGCAGCCGCCCATTTCGACTTTGGCGCCGTGAGCAACGGCTACATTTGGAACTTCCCCAAAGCCGATGGCTACTCCATCGGGGCAGGCACCTTTCGGGGTGGCGAAAAACAAAACTTGCGGGAAATCGCCGCCGAGTATGCCCAAAGCTTTGGTGTGGACTTGAAATCGGTCAGGCAGTTTGGCCATCCCATCTGTCTTTGGGAGGGGGATCAACCCCTGCACAGCCAAAATGCCCTCCTGGTGGGAGATGCTGCCTGTGTCGTCGATCCGTTTACCGCCGAAGGGATCCGCCCCTCCCTCCTCACTGGCATGCTGGCAGCGCAGGCCATCGACCAAGCCCTGGCGGGAGATACCGAAGCCCTGGCGAACTACTCCGCCCGCGTGCAGCAGGAGTGGGGCTCAGAGATGCGTTGGGCCAAGCGGATCGCGGCGCTGTTCTACCGCTTTCCGGGCGTCGGCTACAGGGTAGGCGTCAAGCGACCGGGAGCCACTCGGCGCATGGGCCAGATCTTGGCCGGTGAGCTGCGCTACAGCGATGTGGCCAGCTCGGCCATTCGCCAGTTGAGCGCTGGCCTGTTGGCCTAG
- a CDS encoding OmpA family protein produces MPRPSERATVFLNLSSGILLVGSGIWAGMVLPQPLQTQPLPVPQPQANTPPLLPTLSPPQASLPAVSPDADSPKGNPNHGGSTDLEREIRELRQQAIQLLIRVEELESRLQRLSSPAAAPEPRRESATTAEIAPEGASVPAPTATPTPTSFQVGTRTISLPGDLLFDFDKAEIRPEAASLLAEVAKSLREMPGARVQVNGHTDNIGSLNYNLDLSLRRANAVKDYLANLLPEDHPISWTTSGFGPTLPVADNDTEEGRQRNRRVDLIIAP; encoded by the coding sequence ATGCCCCGCCCATCGGAACGTGCAACGGTCTTTCTCAATCTCTCGAGTGGGATCCTCCTGGTCGGCAGCGGCATCTGGGCGGGAATGGTGCTCCCGCAGCCGCTTCAGACCCAACCGCTGCCAGTTCCCCAGCCGCAGGCCAACACGCCGCCGCTCCTGCCCACCCTGTCTCCACCCCAGGCCAGTCTCCCAGCGGTGAGCCCAGATGCAGATTCACCAAAGGGGAATCCAAATCACGGCGGCTCCACGGATCTGGAAAGGGAGATTCGAGAACTCCGCCAGCAGGCCATCCAGCTTTTGATCCGCGTTGAAGAACTGGAGTCGCGGCTGCAACGGCTGTCTTCCCCAGCAGCGGCCCCTGAGCCGAGGCGAGAATCGGCCACCACTGCCGAGATCGCCCCGGAGGGAGCAAGCGTCCCTGCCCCCACCGCAACGCCGACCCCTACCTCTTTTCAGGTGGGAACCCGAACCATTAGCCTGCCGGGCGATCTGCTCTTCGACTTCGACAAGGCCGAGATTCGGCCTGAGGCGGCCTCCCTGTTAGCAGAAGTGGCCAAATCTTTGCGGGAAATGCCCGGCGCCCGCGTTCAAGTCAACGGCCACACCGACAACATCGGTTCCTTGAACTATAACCTCGACCTTTCCCTGCGCCGCGCCAACGCTGTGAAAGACTACTTAGCTAACCTGTTGCCGGAAGACCACCCCATCAGCTGGACAACCTCTGGCTTTGGCCCCACCCTGCCGGTGGCCGACAACGATACGGAGGAAGGGAGACAGCGAAACCGCCGCGTGGATCTCATCATCGCCCCCTAG
- the ndhC gene encoding photosynthetic/respiratory NAD(P)H-quinone oxidoreductase subunit C, whose product MFVLSGYEYLLVFLIVCALLPVLALGASALLAPKRRGSLRRSTYESGMEPFGQAWIQFNIRYYMFALVFVIFDVETVFLYPWAVAFHRLGLLAFVEALIFIAILVVGLVYAWRKGALEWS is encoded by the coding sequence GTGTTTGTCTTATCCGGCTACGAGTATTTGCTGGTCTTTCTGATCGTCTGCGCTCTGCTGCCGGTCTTGGCTCTGGGAGCTTCTGCGCTCTTGGCCCCAAAGCGGCGGGGATCCCTGCGCCGCAGCACCTATGAGTCGGGGATGGAGCCGTTTGGCCAGGCCTGGATCCAGTTCAACATCCGCTACTACATGTTCGCCCTGGTCTTCGTGATCTTCGACGTGGAGACCGTGTTCCTCTATCCCTGGGCGGTGGCCTTTCATCGCTTGGGACTGCTGGCCTTTGTGGAGGCCCTGATTTTCATCGCCATCCTTGTGGTGGGCCTTGTGTACGCTTGGAGAAAAGGAGCGCTGGAATGGTCATGA
- a CDS encoding GNAT family N-acetyltransferase: MDNPAEKPNPDSKAPKEAPELILRPAQLGDLEAVEEILAQAFDEEYSGRSVDIRRQVRRLRQWYGPLKTLSLFPNRFQHMFTVHVAELEGKIQGVIQVSPFNHSRSTWRVDHIAVVPSARRQGIGSKLLRHCMEHFREARTWILEVNIHNKGAMALYRHNGFQPLAQITYWSIRPEILAALSQHEPMLPNLVPVTNRDAYAIYQLDTGSMPATVRQVYDRDVSDFRTSPLDWLLDQAKCVISQTERVEMCVYEPERKTAIGYFNLKLDRTGQQPHVAKLTVHPAYTWLYPELMAKMARLTQAYPPQALALTSTDYQPEREEFLLKLGARDVERTLLMSRSVWHKVREARSPWYSEYLALVLQKLPVKQPVPERFEGLAEGCLEHPFHSLHPTGLDSHSVRPESSLGQARDPQSEAPPPPG, from the coding sequence ATGGACAACCCTGCGGAAAAGCCCAACCCGGATTCCAAAGCTCCTAAGGAGGCTCCCGAACTGATTCTCCGCCCGGCTCAACTGGGTGATCTGGAGGCGGTGGAGGAGATTTTGGCTCAAGCTTTTGATGAAGAGTACAGCGGCCGCTCGGTGGACATTCGTCGCCAGGTGCGGCGGCTGCGCCAGTGGTATGGCCCCCTGAAAACTTTGAGCCTGTTTCCCAACCGTTTTCAGCACATGTTTACGGTGCATGTGGCGGAGCTGGAGGGCAAAATCCAGGGGGTCATTCAAGTTTCTCCCTTTAATCATTCCCGCAGCACCTGGCGGGTGGATCACATTGCTGTGGTGCCCTCCGCCCGGCGGCAGGGAATCGGCTCTAAGTTGCTCAGACACTGCATGGAGCACTTTCGCGAGGCCCGCACCTGGATCTTGGAGGTGAACATCCACAACAAGGGGGCGATGGCCCTCTACCGCCACAACGGCTTCCAACCGCTGGCCCAGATTACCTACTGGTCGATCCGGCCCGAGATTCTGGCCGCCCTCAGCCAGCACGAGCCCATGCTGCCCAACCTGGTGCCGGTGACCAACCGGGATGCCTACGCCATTTACCAACTGGATACGGGATCCATGCCGGCCACCGTGCGCCAGGTATACGACCGCGACGTGAGCGATTTTCGCACCAGCCCGCTGGATTGGCTCCTAGATCAGGCCAAATGCGTCATCAGCCAAACGGAACGGGTGGAGATGTGTGTCTATGAGCCGGAGCGGAAAACCGCTATCGGCTATTTCAACCTGAAGTTGGACCGTACCGGGCAGCAGCCGCATGTGGCCAAGCTTACGGTTCACCCCGCCTACACCTGGCTCTATCCTGAGCTCATGGCCAAGATGGCCCGGCTCACCCAAGCCTATCCGCCGCAGGCTTTGGCTTTGACCTCCACCGATTACCAGCCGGAACGGGAGGAATTTTTGCTCAAGCTGGGAGCCCGGGACGTGGAGCGGACGCTGTTGATGTCGCGCTCGGTGTGGCACAAGGTGCGAGAAGCTCGCTCCCCATGGTACAGCGAGTATCTCGCTCTGGTGCTCCAGAAATTGCCGGTGAAACAGCCGGTGCCGGAACGCTTCGAGGGGCTGGCAGAGGGCTGTCTGGAGCATCCCTTTCATTCCCTTCACCCAACTGGTCTGGATTCCCATTCCGTTCGGCCGGAATCCTCACTAGGACAGGCCAGGGATCCGCAATCGGAAGCTCCTCCCCCTCCCGGCTAA